GACCCCAGCCCCGGGACCTCAGAGAGGATGCGGTCCACACTGGACGGGTAAATGTTCACCGCCCGGAACTTGAACATATCGTCCGTGCGGCCCCGAAGGCGGGAGTGCCGGGGCAGGATACTGCCGCAGGTGCACGCTCCCGGGATGATGCGGGTGATGTCCCGGGTGCGGTAGCGGATTAAGGGCGCGGCCTCCTTGCACAGGGTGGTGACCACCATCTCCCCCCACTCGCCGTCGGGGACCGGAAGTAGAGTCTCCGGGTCCAGGATCTCCAGGATGTAGTAATCGGCCCAGTAGTGGATGCAGTCGTGGTCGGGGCACTCGATCCCGGTGCCGGGTCCGTAAAGCTCGGTCATCCCGGGAATGTCGAAGAGTTCCACGCCCCCGAAAAGTTCGGAAATCTTGCGCCGCATGGACACCGACGAGCGCTCTGAGCCATAGATGATCTTCTTCAGATTGATCTTGTCGGCAATGCCCCGTTTGTTAACCTCTTCGGCCATGAGCAGGCCCATGGACGCGGTGCAGCACAACACCGTACTTTGCAGGTCCACCAGAAACTCGCAGTGCAGGTCCACATTCCCCGGCCCCACGGGCAGGGCCATGGCCCCCAGAGCCTCGCAGCCCGCCTGGAAACCCACCCCCGCGGTCCAGACCCCGTAACCCACCGCGATCTGCACCCGATCCAGAGGGGTGACACCGGTCATCTCATAGGCCCGGGCGAAGAAATGCCGCCAGTCGTCCACGTCCTTTTGGGTATAGCAGAGAATCTTACGTTTGCCGGTGGTGCCGCTACTGGCGTGGATGCGCACGATCTGCTCAAAGGGCACCGACCGGAAGGCAAAGGGGTAACCATCCCTGAGGTCTTCGGCCGTGGTCAGCGGCAGTTTCTGTAAATCGGCCAGGTCGAGGATGTCCCCCGGTGAAATCCCGGCGTCGTCCAGATGAGTCCGGTAAAAGCTGGAGCCCTCGTAAGCGTGTCGCATCGTCCACTTCAGCCCCGCCAACTGGTGGGCCTTGAGTTCGGACTCGGTCTTAAAAGACGGCAAAAAAGTCTGCTGGCTCAAATTCGGCTTCTCCAATCTGATATTGGTCAATCCCGCCGCGCCCAAACGGGACGCGGCCGGGTTGTTGTCGGAACCCGCCCCCAGAAAGGCCCGGCGCAACTCCGGGTCCACCAGGAGTTTGTCGCTTAAGCCCTGGCCCACCAGGTGGCCGTTGGCCAGGAGGTAAGCCGACTTAGAGGCGGTGAGAGCCCGGGCCGCGTTTTGCTCCACCAAAAGTATAGTCACCCCGGCCCGGGTCAACTGTTTAATGATGTCGAAAATTTCATCCGTTATGAGCGGCGCCAGCCCCAAAGACGGCTCGTCCAAAAGCAACAACCGCGGCTGGGCCATCAGGGCCCGGCCCATGGCCACCATCTGCTGCTCTCCGCCGGAGAGCGTGTTGGTGCGCTGGCCAACCCGTTCTTTAAGGCGCGGGAACCGCGCATAGACTCCATCAAGGCGCCGGGCCATCTCAGAGGCGCCGATGCGTAAGGCCAGAGCCCCCAATTCCAGGTTTTCCTTGACCGTCAGGTCCCCGAACATCTCCCGGCCCTCGGGGCACAGGGCCACGCCACGGGCTGCCATGGCCGCCGCGGATGAACCGGTGACGTCAACACCATTAAGGATGATACGCCCGCCCGACGGCGGCGCCAGTCCCATGATGGCCTTGAGCAGGCTGGTCTTGCCCGCGCCGTTGGCCCCCACCAGGGCCACGGTTTCGCCCTGCCCCACGGCCAGATCGATGCCGAACAAAGCCTGAGCCGCGCCGTAGTGCACCGTCAGGTTTTCGATGCGAAGCAGGGTTTCCGTGCGCTCAACCTGGGACATGCGTTTCCTTTCCCTTAATAATTAATGCTAAAATGGCCAATTGGTCAACCGTTTTAGTTCCTTGAAGGTTTGGTCCCAGGTTACTTTTGCTCGGTCAGCCTTCGGTGTATTCTGCATTCCATATTTATAGTGCTTGCCAAAAGAGCCTCTTGCAAAAGTCTCTTTACGGTCGAAACCGTATATATGACATAAGCACAGGCTGGAAAGCCTGTGCTACCGGCGAATTTCTCAAAACAAGGCTAAAGCTTGCGACCACATAATGTCCGGTAATTTTGCAAGAAACTCTTTTGGCAATCACTATAAGAGCCTGCGCTTCGTTCATGATAACAGAG
This window of the Desulfobaccales bacterium genome carries:
- a CDS encoding ATP-binding cassette domain-containing protein, with protein sequence MSQVERTETLLRIENLTVHYGAAQALFGIDLAVGQGETVALVGANGAGKTSLLKAIMGLAPPSGGRIILNGVDVTGSSAAAMAARGVALCPEGREMFGDLTVKENLELGALALRIGASEMARRLDGVYARFPRLKERVGQRTNTLSGGEQQMVAMGRALMAQPRLLLLDEPSLGLAPLITDEIFDIIKQLTRAGVTILLVEQNAARALTASKSAYLLANGHLVGQGLSDKLLVDPELRRAFLGAGSDNNPAASRLGAAGLTNIRLEKPNLSQQTFLPSFKTESELKAHQLAGLKWTMRHAYEGSSFYRTHLDDAGISPGDILDLADLQKLPLTTAEDLRDGYPFAFRSVPFEQIVRIHASSGTTGKRKILCYTQKDVDDWRHFFARAYEMTGVTPLDRVQIAVGYGVWTAGVGFQAGCEALGAMALPVGPGNVDLHCEFLVDLQSTVLCCTASMGLLMAEEVNKRGIADKINLKKIIYGSERSSVSMRRKISELFGGVELFDIPGMTELYGPGTGIECPDHDCIHYWADYYILEILDPETLLPVPDGEWGEMVVTTLCKEAAPLIRYRTRDITRIIPGACTCGSILPRHSRLRGRTDDMFKFRAVNIYPSSVDRILSEVPGLGSEYQIHLTRDDHGRDSMLLKVERGEGVEAGRVDELCREVRYVVKHKLMVTPEVVVMDYGKLPRSERKSQRVFDNRIEDSVV